In Deinococcus maricopensis DSM 21211, one genomic interval encodes:
- a CDS encoding ABC transporter substrate-binding protein, translated as MKRTLLLAALLAGTASAQQNVTIGLGYLPNVQFAPFYAAQKEGYFRREGLNVTFKHGYVSELMPLLLQGKIDFVVGDAEDAILAHAQGAPVKYVMAMYQRVPVTVFSLGAKGITKPADLRGKTVGIPGAFGSSYFAFQALLDANNLTERDVKLAQIGFTQLDAVRSGRVDAAVGFVNNEPLQLRANGQKVNTLSVNAAYPMVGVGLITTEKNLQGFLGRKVTRAAQQGVALTVRDPARAFRDSASFIGSGGGTLDVLKASTPLMTSAFTRANAVGFSDPATWTKAIAFLQKSKQVPAGVKATDFYTNSLLSKTVK; from the coding sequence ATGAAACGCACGCTTCTTCTTGCCGCGCTGCTCGCCGGGACGGCAAGCGCGCAGCAGAACGTCACCATCGGCCTGGGGTACCTCCCGAACGTCCAGTTCGCGCCGTTCTACGCCGCGCAGAAGGAAGGGTATTTCCGGCGTGAGGGCCTGAACGTCACCTTCAAGCACGGGTACGTGTCCGAACTGATGCCGCTGCTGCTGCAGGGCAAGATCGATTTCGTGGTGGGGGACGCGGAGGACGCGATTCTGGCGCACGCGCAGGGCGCGCCCGTGAAGTACGTGATGGCAATGTACCAGCGCGTGCCCGTCACGGTGTTCAGCCTGGGCGCGAAAGGCATCACGAAGCCTGCCGACCTGCGCGGGAAGACGGTCGGCATTCCTGGCGCGTTCGGCAGCAGCTACTTCGCGTTCCAGGCGCTGCTGGACGCGAACAACCTGACGGAGCGGGACGTGAAGCTGGCGCAGATCGGGTTCACGCAGCTGGACGCGGTCCGTTCCGGGCGTGTGGACGCGGCGGTGGGGTTCGTGAACAACGAGCCGCTGCAGTTGCGCGCGAACGGGCAGAAGGTGAACACGCTGAGCGTGAACGCGGCGTACCCGATGGTGGGTGTGGGGCTGATCACCACCGAGAAGAACCTGCAGGGGTTTCTGGGCCGCAAGGTGACGCGCGCCGCGCAGCAGGGGGTGGCGTTGACGGTGCGCGACCCGGCGCGGGCGTTCCGCGACAGTGCGAGCTTCATCGGGTCGGGCGGCGGCACGCTGGACGTGTTGAAGGCGAGCACGCCGCTGATGACGAGCGCGTTTACGCGCGCGAACGCGGTGGGGTTCAGTGACCCGGCTACGTGGACGAAAGCCATCGCGTTCCTGCAGAAGAGTAAGCAGGTGCCGGCGGGCGTGAAGGCCACGGACTTCTACACGAACAGCCTGCTCAGCAAAACCGTGAAGTAA
- a CDS encoding TrmH family RNA methyltransferase, which translates to MPEGAPPAEAAPLLHLVLYTPEKAGNVGNVARTCAVLGAHLHLIRPYGFHLQDREFRRAVMDYLSGVTLHEHASWTHFQASLPAGAHVTAFSTRATHIHTTAPVSRGMYLLFGPESRGLPDWLLSGLQAARIPQPAGGRSLNLSVAAGIAAYEAARRLEGW; encoded by the coding sequence ATGCCTGAGGGTGCCCCGCCCGCTGAGGCCGCTCCGTTGCTGCACCTCGTGCTGTACACGCCCGAGAAGGCCGGGAACGTCGGGAACGTCGCGCGGACGTGCGCGGTGCTGGGCGCGCACCTGCACCTGATCCGTCCGTACGGCTTTCACCTGCAGGACCGGGAGTTCCGCCGCGCCGTGATGGATTACCTCAGTGGCGTGACGTTGCACGAGCACGCCAGCTGGACGCACTTCCAGGCGTCCCTCCCGGCGGGCGCGCACGTGACGGCGTTCAGCACGCGCGCGACGCACATTCACACGACGGCGCCCGTGTCGCGCGGCATGTACCTGCTGTTCGGGCCGGAGTCGCGGGGCCTGCCGGACTGGCTGCTTTCGGGGCTGCAGGCGGCGCGCATTCCGCAGCCGGCGGGTGGGCGGAGCCTGAACCTGTCGGTGGCGGCGGGCATCGCGGCGTACGAAGCGGCGCGGCGCCTTGAGGGGTGGTGA
- a CDS encoding HpcH/HpaI aldolase/citrate lyase family protein, with the protein MRARSALYVPADKPRALEKARTLPADLIILDLEDAVAEDRKAEARMNAVDALRVGAWRAPVLLRVNGLTSRHFDADFETALKCAPAGIVLPKAEDAASVRSLHLGLPLWLMIETPRGVLNADALAGVPGVAGLLAGANDLARDLRTRPHPDRWPLLHALSQVVLAARANGVVALDAVFNDVRDAAGFARECVQGRDLGFDGKTVIHPEQVRAANAAFGVSAQEAEAARALLATWAEARAAGLGVTTHAGQLIEELHARTAEETLARWTEEQVL; encoded by the coding sequence ATGCGGGCCCGCAGTGCCCTGTACGTCCCCGCCGACAAGCCACGGGCGCTGGAGAAGGCGCGGACGCTGCCGGCGGACCTGATCATCCTGGACCTGGAGGACGCGGTCGCCGAGGACCGCAAGGCGGAAGCGCGCATGAACGCCGTGGACGCCCTGCGCGTGGGGGCGTGGCGGGCGCCGGTGCTGCTGCGCGTGAACGGCCTGACGTCGCGGCACTTCGACGCGGACTTCGAAACGGCCCTGAAGTGCGCCCCGGCGGGCATCGTGCTGCCGAAAGCGGAGGACGCGGCGAGCGTGCGGTCCCTGCACCTGGGCCTGCCGCTATGGCTGATGATCGAGACGCCGCGCGGCGTGCTGAATGCTGACGCGCTTGCGGGCGTGCCGGGCGTGGCGGGTCTGCTGGCGGGCGCGAACGACCTGGCGCGGGACCTGCGGACGCGTCCACACCCGGACCGCTGGCCGCTGCTGCACGCACTGTCGCAGGTGGTGCTGGCGGCGCGCGCGAACGGTGTGGTGGCGCTGGACGCCGTGTTCAACGATGTGCGGGACGCAGCGGGGTTCGCGCGGGAGTGCGTGCAGGGCCGGGACCTGGGGTTTGATGGGAAGACGGTCATTCACCCGGAGCAGGTGCGGGCCGCGAATGCGGCGTTCGGTGTGAGCGCCCAGGAGGCGGAGGCGGCGCGGGCGCTGCTGGCGACGTGGGCGGAGGCGCGCGCGGCGGGGTTGGGCGTGACGACGCACGCCGGGCAGCTGATCGAGGAGTTGCATGCGCGGACGGCGGAGGAGACGCTCGCGCGGTGGACTGAGGAACAGGTCTTGTAA
- a CDS encoding YqhA family protein → MPDPKDPARDARSPATGTVLSQAIGRTRFIVLLAVVSVLLVALSLFLQGTLQAAYTIYETWSDVLRGDLGGQAVAVQSLEIVSIMLKAVVFYLIGVGLYSLFIAPLNLTSALGVESLSDLEHKVVSVVIVILGVTFLEHFVTWEKPLDTLMFGGALALVAGALVLFQRFSAGREDMGSLPPETRLRARRELFEKDHEERAIPEGEVRRVQAQEGE, encoded by the coding sequence ATGCCTGACCCCAAGGATCCCGCGCGGGACGCGCGCTCGCCCGCCACTGGCACCGTGCTCAGTCAGGCGATCGGGCGGACGCGGTTCATCGTGCTTCTCGCGGTGGTGTCGGTGCTGCTGGTGGCCCTGAGTCTGTTCCTGCAGGGCACGTTGCAAGCGGCGTACACCATCTACGAGACGTGGTCGGACGTGCTGCGTGGGGACCTGGGTGGGCAGGCGGTGGCGGTGCAGTCGCTGGAGATCGTGAGCATCATGCTCAAGGCCGTGGTGTTCTACCTGATTGGCGTGGGGCTGTACAGCCTGTTTATCGCGCCGCTGAACCTCACGTCGGCGCTGGGCGTGGAGAGCCTGAGCGACCTGGAGCACAAGGTCGTGAGCGTCGTGATCGTGATTCTGGGCGTGACGTTCCTGGAGCATTTCGTGACGTGGGAGAAGCCGCTCGACACGCTGATGTTCGGGGGAGCGCTCGCGCTCGTGGCAGGCGCGCTGGTGCTGTTCCAGCGGTTCAGTGCGGGCCGGGAGGACATGGGGAGCCTGCCGCCGGAAACGCGACTGCGCGCGCGGCGGGAGCTGTTCGAGAAGGACCACGAGGAGCGGGCCATTCCCGAAGGGGAAGTGCGGCGCGTTCAGGCGCAGGAGGGCGAGTGA
- a CDS encoding RIO1 family regulatory kinase/ATPase, which produces MDPDSDDASVDPSIANLQARGYVTELLGELKSGKEATVYLGRGPGGLVAVKRYRDLQARSFKNDGIYRAGRYIGDARIEKAIQQRSVRGLEAQQGMWVMGEWGMLWHLWASGVNVPEPMIGPDPTAYAEAGSCVVMRFIGNEDAPAPRLSEAHLTPDQARDAWNQSLDGLADLLRLGLVHGDYSTYNLLWWENTVIIIDFPQTSDRSNPNFAQLLARDAASLAQSFARHGIRATPNDTLREVQKRARTGEAKPRLSRDELRLTLP; this is translated from the coding sequence GTGGACCCGGACAGCGATGACGCGTCCGTTGACCCGTCCATCGCGAACCTGCAGGCGCGCGGGTACGTCACCGAGCTGCTCGGCGAGCTGAAGAGCGGCAAGGAGGCGACCGTGTACCTCGGGCGCGGACCGGGCGGTCTCGTGGCCGTGAAGCGTTACCGGGACCTTCAGGCGCGGTCGTTCAAGAACGACGGCATCTACCGCGCGGGCCGTTACATCGGTGACGCCCGCATCGAAAAGGCGATTCAGCAGCGCAGCGTGCGCGGCCTCGAAGCGCAGCAGGGCATGTGGGTCATGGGCGAGTGGGGCATGCTGTGGCACCTGTGGGCGAGTGGCGTGAACGTGCCCGAACCCATGATCGGCCCGGACCCGACGGCGTACGCCGAAGCCGGAAGTTGCGTCGTTATGCGCTTCATCGGCAATGAAGACGCGCCCGCTCCGCGCCTCAGCGAGGCGCACCTCACCCCGGATCAGGCCCGCGACGCCTGGAACCAGAGCCTGGACGGCCTCGCCGACCTCCTGCGCCTCGGCCTCGTGCACGGCGACTACAGCACCTACAACCTCCTTTGGTGGGAGAACACCGTGATTATCATCGACTTCCCGCAAACGTCCGACCGCAGCAACCCGAACTTCGCGCAGCTTCTCGCGCGTGACGCCGCGAGCCTCGCGCAGAGCTTCGCGCGCCACGGCATCCGTGCCACGCCGAACGACACGCTGCGCGAAGTGCAGAAGCGCGCGCGCACCGGCGAGGCGAAACCCCGCCTGAGCCGGGACGAACTGCGCCTGACCCTGCCGTGA
- the ispF gene encoding 2-C-methyl-D-erythritol 2,4-cyclodiphosphate synthase, whose product MLPYRIGFGEDAHRLEGGRPLILGGVEIEDAPRGAVAHSDGDAVLHAVADALLSAVALGDIGQYFPDTSEENRDLDSRVILARCLTLVRERGYVPANVALVVTLDRPKLGSRRTEIARRVAELLGLAFSEVGVSFKTSEGLAPDHVQVRVTVLLTRVQGDDA is encoded by the coding sequence ATGTTGCCGTATCGCATTGGATTCGGGGAAGACGCGCACCGCCTGGAGGGCGGGCGTCCGCTCATTCTGGGAGGCGTCGAGATTGAGGACGCGCCGCGCGGCGCGGTCGCGCACAGCGACGGCGACGCCGTGCTGCACGCCGTCGCGGACGCGTTGCTGTCGGCGGTGGCGTTGGGAGACATCGGGCAGTACTTCCCAGACACCAGCGAGGAGAACCGCGACCTGGATTCACGGGTGATTCTGGCGCGCTGCCTGACGCTGGTGCGCGAGCGGGGGTACGTCCCGGCGAACGTCGCATTGGTCGTGACGCTGGACCGCCCGAAGCTCGGGTCGCGCCGCACGGAGATCGCGCGGCGCGTGGCGGAGCTGCTGGGGCTGGCGTTCTCGGAGGTGGGCGTGAGCTTCAAGACGAGTGAGGGGCTCGCGCCGGATCACGTGCAGGTGCGCGTAACGGTGCTGCTGACGCGCGTGCAGGGCGACGATGCCTGA
- a CDS encoding PfkB family carbohydrate kinase yields the protein MSLTDRERELLRLLREHPLATPEDLARLTGNTRAAVNVHLTRLREKGHILGRGYVLRPEGSVLVIGGANLDLKSRLHAPAVPGTSNPGTTTAAPGGVARNIAENLARLGVPTGLLSAIGHDDTGARLLDATRASGVDVSPIVRTDDPTGTYSAILDPHGELILAVASMRAVDALTPDVIRTRRALIDRASAVIVDCNVPQDTLLHAARTAQASHTPLYVEPVSVPKAARLRALLAEGLPVHAVTPNRDELAALTDRDTRTDDGLHAAVQDLHARGVRVVWVRLGEAGSLLSADGDARHHAATPTQVRDVTGAGDAMLAGYLYATLRGDDPHTAARAGHALAALTIQSDHTVRPDLTADLLDAHTQETA from the coding sequence ATGAGCCTGACTGACCGCGAACGGGAACTGCTGCGCCTCCTGCGCGAGCACCCCCTCGCCACGCCCGAAGACCTCGCGCGCCTCACCGGCAACACCCGCGCGGCCGTCAACGTCCACCTCACCCGCCTGCGCGAAAAAGGCCACATCCTCGGTCGCGGTTACGTCCTGCGCCCCGAAGGCAGCGTCCTCGTCATCGGCGGCGCGAACCTCGACCTCAAAAGCCGCCTCCACGCCCCCGCCGTGCCCGGCACCAGCAACCCCGGCACCACCACCGCCGCGCCCGGCGGCGTCGCCCGCAACATCGCCGAGAACCTCGCGCGCCTCGGCGTCCCCACCGGCCTGCTCAGCGCCATCGGCCACGACGACACCGGCGCCCGTCTCCTTGACGCCACCCGCGCCAGCGGCGTCGACGTCAGCCCCATCGTCCGCACCGACGACCCCACCGGCACCTACAGCGCCATCCTCGACCCGCACGGCGAACTGATCCTCGCCGTCGCCTCCATGCGCGCCGTCGACGCCCTCACCCCCGACGTGATCCGCACCCGACGCGCCCTCATCGACCGCGCCTCCGCCGTCATCGTCGACTGCAACGTCCCCCAGGACACCCTCCTGCACGCCGCCCGCACCGCGCAGGCCAGTCACACGCCGCTGTACGTTGAACCGGTCAGCGTGCCCAAAGCCGCGCGCCTGCGCGCCCTCCTCGCCGAAGGGCTGCCCGTGCACGCCGTCACCCCCAACCGCGACGAACTCGCCGCGCTCACCGACCGCGACACCCGCACCGACGACGGCCTGCACGCCGCCGTGCAGGACCTGCACGCCCGCGGCGTGCGCGTCGTGTGGGTCCGCCTCGGCGAAGCCGGCAGCCTGCTCAGCGCCGACGGCGACGCCCGCCACCACGCCGCCACCCCCACCCAGGTGCGCGACGTGACCGGCGCCGGCGACGCCATGCTCGCCGGGTACCTGTACGCCACCCTGCGCGGCGACGATCCACACACCGCCGCCCGCGCCGGCCACGCCCTCGCGGCCCTCACCATCCAGTCCGACCACACCGTCCGCCCCGACCTCACCGCCGACCTGCTCGACGCGCACACCCAGGAGACCGCATGA